The window GGCCGCTCACCAAGTGCCCACGGATGGAACCTTGCCCCCAGGACGCCGCTCGTGGCTACAGCGTCATCCGAACCGACTCGATGAGATGCCAACTCGCGATGCTCGCTACCGTCGCCACCGCGGCGGCCATCAAGAAGACCCGCAGTGAGATCGGTGGCCGACGGAGCCGTAACGCAACGAGCGCGGCTGCTGCCGTAAGGAGAAGTTGCACCGCTGCCGTCCCCAGCCTCGTCCAGACGAAGGAATCCATGGGACCGACCCAGACGAACGCGATGAAGAGGACGGTGTAGGCCGCCTCCCCGGCAAGCAGCCCGAGCGCTACGCCGAGAGCAATGCCGGCGTTGCGGGTAGTGCCCGTCCTTAAGACGTGTGCGAGGTAGCCAAGCACCAATCCGCCAAACGACGAACCAACCAGCCAGAAGGCCGACGCGCGCATGATGGAGCCGAGCCCGTCCGGTGGTGGCGTCGAACCGCTGAGCCACTGCCGACTCAGCGAGGCAACGAGGCCGTAGTAGGTCAGAGTCGCCACGGCGAGTGTGCCGACCCCAGCGACCAGAGCTGATCTCAAAGTCGGGGCGTAGTAGGTCACGGCGAGGGCCACCACGCCCCAGGCGAATCCCGAGCTGAAGGCTGGCACGAGGACCCTGCCCACAGCTTCCGGCACGAGGTCGGCAGCGAACGCCCCCATCCCCAAGGCGACTCCCGCAAAGACCGGGGGAAGTACCTCTCGCCACGCCCTTCGTCTACCGAGGGTCTTCGAATCCGTCACCTGAACACCGCCGGGACAATCAAGGTTCACTGTTGCGCTCTCATCCGCGCTGCCACGGGCGGTCGATCGCGTACATCACCTGACGCGCGGCGAACTCCTCGAACGCGTCGACCCGGACCATGCCAAGGGCTTCCAAGAGGCGGACCGATCGGGTGTTCGCCTCCTGAGTGACAGCGATCAGCCGGGCGGCGTCCGCGAACCGGTCGAAGGCCAACCCGATGGCCGCCGCGCATGCCTCCCGGGCGTACCCCCTCCCCCACCACTCCGGTAGGAAGACGTACGACAACTCAAGATCACCTGTGCGGTACCGGCCCAGGTGGCACCTACCGACGGCCTCCCCGGAGTGCGTCGCCACCATCAGTCCGCCCGCCTGGTCATACCTCCGACGCTCGGCCAATTCCACATCAGACACCGGACCACCGAGGTATCGCCGCATCACCGGGTCACGCCACATCCGTTCAATGACAGCCATGTCGGACGAGTGAACCTCTCGCAGTACGAGCCTGCCCGTCACTGCCAGTGGCGAACCCACTTCACTAGTCATCGCCTCAGTCTGCACTTGTCCCGCGCCCATCCGGGGGCGTCGCCGATCTTGTCGTTCATGATCACGGCCGTGTGTGAGGTGGTGCCCCACCACGGCCCGCAGTGCGTGCTGGTCCCGACTTTCGGGTGCACCCACAGGACTCGCGCCCAGCTTCGAGCGACGAACGTCAACTACTCCGTAGCCGCCGTCGCGCTCATCGAGCCTTGACTCATACGTCGATCATCTGCTTATGTTGATGACATGACTGGTTCCTTCGCGGCGATGCGCGAACCCACCTACTTCATCTTGGCCGCGTTGCAGGACGAACCCTTGCACGGCTACGCGATCGTCAAGCGGGCGCAGGAGTTGTCCGACGGGCGGGTGCGCCTCACGACGGGCACCCTCTACGCCGCTCTGGACCGGCTCACCCGTGAAGAGATGGTGCGGGTGGCCGAGGAAGCGGTGGTCAACGGCCGCGCCCGCCGCACCTACGAGCTCACCCAGCTAGGTATGTCCGCACTGCGTGCGGAAGCAGAGCGGATGGCTGCGGCGGCCAGCGTCGTTCGTGACCGTTCCGTCCGCTCGACGTCTGCGGCTTGGGTGGTGCCGGCATGACTGAACTGGAGCGCCGCTACCGTTGGCTACTGCGGGCCTACCCCCGCGCCTACCAGCAGTATCGCGCCGACGAGATGCTCGAAACCCTGCTCGCCACGGCTGACGACGAGCGGCAGCGGCCGCACCTTCGAGAAGCGGCGGCGCTCGTGGTCGGAGGGCTACGCGCCCGCACCGGTGTCGACCGTCTCGGCTCGCGATCAGCGCTGGGATACTCCGCGCTGCGACTGTCCGCGCTGTCCCTGCTCGTGTACGGCATGACGCTCTGGGCCGGGGGTCCGATCTCATTCTTGGTGACGACGCTGTCGGATGGCCCATACAAACCCGACACGTGGTGGTTCATGCTCATCGTCATTCCGACGGTGCTGGCCATCGCGCTTTTCGCTACGGCGTGGGGCAGCTACCGACTGGCATTCGCTGCGACA is drawn from Micromonospora sp. NBC_01740 and contains these coding sequences:
- a CDS encoding PadR family transcriptional regulator gives rise to the protein MTGSFAAMREPTYFILAALQDEPLHGYAIVKRAQELSDGRVRLTTGTLYAALDRLTREEMVRVAEEAVVNGRARRTYELTQLGMSALRAEAERMAAAASVVRDRSVRSTSAAWVVPA
- a CDS encoding DUF6518 family protein; its protein translation is MTDSKTLGRRRAWREVLPPVFAGVALGMGAFAADLVPEAVGRVLVPAFSSGFAWGVVALAVTYYAPTLRSALVAGVGTLAVATLTYYGLVASLSRQWLSGSTPPPDGLGSIMRASAFWLVGSSFGGLVLGYLAHVLRTGTTRNAGIALGVALGLLAGEAAYTVLFIAFVWVGPMDSFVWTRLGTAAVQLLLTAAAALVALRLRRPPISLRVFLMAAAVATVASIASWHLIESVRMTL
- a CDS encoding GNAT family N-acetyltransferase; translated protein: MGAGQVQTEAMTSEVGSPLAVTGRLVLREVHSSDMAVIERMWRDPVMRRYLGGPVSDVELAERRRYDQAGGLMVATHSGEAVGRCHLGRYRTGDLELSYVFLPEWWGRGYAREACAAAIGLAFDRFADAARLIAVTQEANTRSVRLLEALGMVRVDAFEEFAARQVMYAIDRPWQRG